A single window of Polaribacter sp. SA4-10 DNA harbors:
- a CDS encoding glycosyltransferase family 4 protein gives MNIAFITSEYPHKKLKLNVGGIGSFLSNFAEQLVSRGHQVTVFLYSQTVEEILLDKGVEIHLIKQKKVRAFTWWFNRKYIENYINKVVLSKGIEVLEAPDWTGITAFMKFKCPLIIRLHGSDTYFCHLEKRKQKKKNYFFEKKAIFGANHVVGVSNFVASKTKELFCYKKRISVIYNTIDSNIFKPNVSIKIKEKTILYFGTLIRKKGVLELASIFNKIIEKIPSAKLILLGKDVIDIKENKSTLTLFKDKLTNQSKENVVYFSEVSYNEVQNHISTSEVIVLPSFAEAFPMTWLEAMSMQKKLVTSNIGWSKELMIDGNTGFVENPKNHSEFADKILYLLENKEEGEELAKNARQRIINKFDIKKSIEENIKLYMSIQ, from the coding sequence ATGAATATTGCCTTTATCACTTCAGAATATCCTCATAAAAAGCTAAAACTAAATGTTGGTGGTATTGGTTCTTTTCTAAGTAATTTTGCAGAACAATTGGTAAGTAGAGGTCATCAAGTTACTGTTTTTTTATACAGTCAAACTGTAGAAGAAATCTTATTAGATAAAGGGGTAGAGATTCATTTAATTAAACAAAAAAAAGTAAGAGCTTTTACTTGGTGGTTTAATAGAAAGTACATTGAAAATTACATAAATAAAGTTGTTTTATCTAAAGGTATTGAAGTTTTAGAAGCTCCAGATTGGACTGGAATTACTGCTTTTATGAAATTTAAATGCCCTTTAATTATTAGACTTCATGGTTCTGACACCTATTTTTGTCATTTAGAAAAAAGAAAACAAAAAAAGAAAAATTACTTTTTTGAAAAGAAAGCAATTTTTGGTGCAAATCATGTTGTTGGTGTAAGCAATTTTGTAGCAAGTAAAACGAAGGAGCTGTTTTGTTATAAAAAACGTATTTCTGTAATATATAATACTATTGATTCTAATATATTTAAACCAAATGTTAGTATAAAAATTAAAGAAAAAACAATTTTATATTTTGGTACTTTAATCAGGAAAAAAGGCGTTTTAGAACTTGCATCAATTTTTAATAAAATAATTGAGAAGATACCTTCAGCAAAACTTATTTTATTAGGTAAAGATGTAATAGATATTAAAGAAAATAAATCAACTTTAACTTTATTTAAAGACAAGTTAACAAACCAAAGTAAAGAAAATGTTGTTTATTTTTCTGAAGTAAGTTATAATGAAGTACAAAATCACATTTCAACTTCAGAAGTTATCGTTTTACCTAGTTTTGCAGAAGCATTTCCTATGACATGGTTAGAAGCAATGTCTATGCAAAAAAAGTTGGTAACATCTAATATTGGTTGGTCTAAAGAACTAATGATTGATGGAAATACCGGTTTTGTAGAAAATCCTAAAAACCATTCCGAATTTGCCGATAAGATTCTTTATTTATTAGAAAATAAAGAAGAAGGAGAAGAATTGGCTAAAAATGCTAGACAAAGAATTATAAATAAATTTGATATAAAAAAATCGATAGAAGAAAATATCAAATTATATATGAGTATACAATGA
- a CDS encoding glycosyltransferase family 2 protein, producing MIVLYHDGFQAIDYEDSETNIILSCSETNIQKCVFSLSKEYTNTLLIWCHHTLKDFINKKNLSIVFHHQLILASYSINGNYIISRDIGFVDQHCFINVKRDVTYPTWLMSSDIGGINTNVIIKSKELIYIKQSFDEFLCSLAKLNMPKGLLCYSEPKLLLKLPINLLLNRENNNSTLFKFVKRHYKIQWIFILLLNKVIYNKQFSLAAFLKSFFVKKINFSSDFTDLISKSTKQTIAIQNFNVDVLIPTLGRKEHLHHVLKDLSKQTILPQKVIIIEQNRDENSVSDLDYLNNDWPFVIDHTFIHQLGACNARNMALSKVTGNWVFFADDDVRFGIDLLEKAYEAVDKLGLSSFTFSCLQKNEVDKNNYFYQWSGFGTNASIVESKFINGCSFKLEHEFGYGEDNDFGMQLKNIGCDNVYLPSIKMLHLKAPIGGFRFKFNPEWSNDEIQPKPSPTVTAYNLKHLTLEQLKGYKMLLFIKFYNKQAIKNPFLYIKIFNQRWNVSLVWAKKMMNYEA from the coding sequence ATGATTGTTTTATATCACGACGGGTTTCAGGCTATTGATTATGAGGATTCAGAAACAAATATAATTTTAAGTTGTTCTGAAACTAATATTCAAAAATGTGTATTCTCATTGTCTAAAGAGTATACAAATACGCTACTTATTTGGTGTCATCATACTTTAAAAGATTTTATTAATAAAAAGAATCTAAGCATTGTATTTCATCATCAATTAATTTTAGCTAGTTATAGTATTAATGGGAACTATATTATCTCTAGAGATATTGGTTTTGTAGATCAACATTGTTTTATAAATGTAAAAAGAGATGTTACATATCCAACATGGTTGATGTCTTCCGATATAGGGGGTATAAATACAAACGTAATAATAAAATCAAAAGAATTAATCTATATAAAACAGTCTTTTGATGAGTTTTTATGTAGTCTAGCAAAATTAAATATGCCTAAAGGACTACTATGTTACTCTGAACCAAAATTGCTTTTAAAGTTACCTATAAATTTGTTGTTAAATAGAGAAAATAATAATTCAACTTTATTTAAATTTGTAAAAAGGCATTATAAAATTCAATGGATTTTTATTTTATTGTTAAATAAAGTTATTTATAATAAACAGTTTTCTTTAGCGGCTTTCCTTAAAAGTTTTTTTGTTAAAAAAATTAATTTTTCTTCGGATTTTACTGATTTAATTTCAAAATCAACTAAACAAACGATTGCAATACAAAACTTTAATGTAGATGTATTAATACCAACACTGGGTAGAAAAGAACATTTGCATCATGTTTTAAAAGATTTATCAAAACAGACAATTTTACCTCAAAAGGTAATTATTATAGAACAAAATAGAGATGAAAACAGTGTTTCTGATTTAGATTATTTAAACAATGATTGGCCATTTGTAATTGATCATACTTTTATACATCAACTAGGAGCCTGTAATGCTAGAAATATGGCATTGTCTAAGGTAACCGGAAATTGGGTTTTTTTTGCTGATGATGATGTAAGGTTTGGTATTGATTTATTAGAAAAAGCTTATGAAGCTGTTGACAAATTAGGATTGTCAAGTTTTACATTTAGTTGTCTGCAGAAAAATGAGGTTGATAAAAATAATTATTTTTATCAATGGAGTGGTTTTGGTACAAATGCTTCTATTGTTGAAAGTAAGTTTATAAATGGATGTAGTTTTAAGTTAGAACATGAATTTGGTTATGGGGAAGACAATGATTTTGGTATGCAATTGAAGAATATAGGATGTGATAATGTGTATTTACCTTCAATTAAAATGCTTCATTTAAAAGCTCCAATAGGAGGTTTTCGTTTTAAGTTTAATCCTGAATGGAGTAATGATGAAATTCAGCCAAAACCTTCACCAACAGTAACGGCTTATAACTTAAAGCATTTAACGTTAGAACAATTAAAAGGTTATAAAATGCTACTTTTTATAAAATTTTATAATAAACAAGCTATTAAGAATCCATTTTTATACATTAAAATATTTAATCAACGTTGGAATGTGAGTTTAGTATGGGCAAAAAAAATGATGAATTATGAAGCTTAG
- a CDS encoding glycosyltransferase family 2 protein: MKLSLIICTYMRPLALLTLLESVSIQTLYPNEILIIDGSNNNETKKVLKHNVFKNLIYHQVIEQNRGLTKQRNFGIEQIDKNTEVVCFLDDDTVLEQDYFKNLVDVFKSDDNITGVGGIATNENNWIKNKRDYYPSKKYITIDGYHLKLGQRHVLRNYLRIGSNELPGVMPEFSNGLSCGYPLTGKYYEVDLLIGMSMSFRRRIVDNIKFSTYFEGYGLYEDADYSLRALKYGKNVLATNVLLAHHHDAAGRPNKLKYGKMVTRNGWYVWRVKYKKPTLVAITKWYAIALVLISLRFVNVFTTHKRREAFTEALGRCYGVLSLIFNKPKIEK; the protein is encoded by the coding sequence ATGAAGCTTAGCCTTATTATTTGTACCTATATGCGACCATTAGCGTTGTTAACACTTTTAGAATCTGTGTCTATACAAACATTGTATCCTAATGAAATTTTAATTATTGATGGTTCTAATAATAATGAAACCAAAAAAGTATTAAAGCATAATGTTTTTAAGAACTTAATTTATCATCAAGTAATAGAACAAAATAGAGGATTAACCAAACAACGTAATTTTGGAATAGAACAAATAGATAAAAACACAGAAGTTGTTTGTTTTTTAGATGATGATACCGTTTTAGAACAAGATTATTTTAAGAACCTAGTTGATGTTTTTAAATCAGATGATAACATTACGGGAGTAGGAGGAATAGCAACTAATGAAAATAATTGGATAAAGAATAAAAGAGATTATTATCCTTCTAAAAAATATATTACAATAGACGGTTATCACTTAAAATTAGGACAAAGACATGTTTTAAGAAACTATTTAAGAATAGGAAGTAATGAATTACCAGGGGTGATGCCTGAGTTTTCTAATGGCTTATCTTGCGGGTATCCTTTAACAGGAAAATATTATGAAGTTGATTTATTGATTGGAATGTCTATGTCTTTTAGAAGAAGAATAGTTGATAATATAAAATTTTCAACCTATTTTGAAGGTTATGGTTTGTATGAGGATGCTGATTATTCTTTAAGAGCTCTTAAATATGGTAAAAATGTATTGGCTACTAATGTTTTATTAGCACATCATCATGATGCGGCAGGGAGACCCAATAAATTAAAATATGGTAAAATGGTCACAAGAAACGGTTGGTATGTTTGGAGAGTAAAATATAAAAAACCGACTCTAGTTGCTATAACTAAATGGTATGCTATTGCCCTTGTATTAATTTCATTAAGATTTGTAAATGTATTTACTACCCATAAAAGAAGAGAGGCTTTTACAGAGGCATTAGGAAGGTGTTATGGGGTGTTAAGTTTGATTTTTAATAAACCCAAGATAGAAAAATGA